In a genomic window of Punica granatum isolate Tunisia-2019 chromosome 6, ASM765513v2, whole genome shotgun sequence:
- the LOC116209818 gene encoding YTH domain-containing protein ECT2 isoform X3, with translation MANVGAPADQATDLLQKLSLDAQPKPLEIPEPTKKTSSNQYGSVDAGNAANGQVQPNDRAMTPVLPDFMDPTMCYVPNGYPSTAYYYGGYDATGNNWEDYSRYANAEGVDLTSGVYGEDGSLIYHPGYGYAPYGPYSPAVNSNSGVTTNGAVKGTAGSAPVKSAHQSSFNSNGSFGRGAFPGYQDPRFGFDGMRSPIPWLDGSVFSDGQPRPVTSGAMNNTISNANSAPSSRNQQFRPNSHFMGLHHPRPISGIGTANAFMNRMYPNKLYGQYGSAVRSGMGFGAAGRNWLAFDNKYKNKGRGNGYYGYGNDSADGLNELNRGPRAKNTKNQRGVTPVAVAVKGQTLPANGTTEEENEMKSLAPDREQYNKSDFPEEYADAKFFIIKSYSEDDVHKSIKYNVWASTPNGNKKLDAAYKESQEKDGGCPIFLFFSVNTSGQFVGVAEMVGPVDFNKNVEYWQQDKWYGCFPVKWHIVKDVPNSSLKHIILENNENKPVTNSRDTQEVKLEQGLKMIKIFKEHSSKTCLLDDFEFYENRQKAIQEKKAKQQQVQKQVWEGKLHGEKDVVNGELKLQKSPEVASVLVKETAPAAQANGDVKQPEDGKVLIAVANGVANGC, from the exons ATGGCTAACGTCGGCGCTCCCGCAGATC AAGCCACAGATTTGCTCCAGAAGCTTTCCTTGGATGCTCAGCCCAAGCCCCTGGAGATACCCGAACCAACTAAAAAG ACTTCTTCGAATCAGTATGGGTCTGTTGACGCGGGTAACGCCGCAAATGGTCAGGTCCAGCCGAATGACCGCGCAATGACCCCTGTGCTACCAGACTTCATGGATCCGACCATGTGCTATGTTCCAAATGGTTATCCCTCCACTGCCTATTATTATGGAG GGTATGATGCTACTGGGAATAACTGGGAAGATTACTCCCGCTATGCAAATGCTGAGGGCGTTGATTTGACTTCT GGTGTTTATGGAGAGGATGGGTCTCTTATTTATCACCCTGGCTATGGGTATGCCCCCTATGGTCCATACTCACCAGCAG TTAACAGCAACTCTGGTGTAACCACTAATGGGGCGGTGAAGGGAACCGCTGGTTCAGCTCCAGTGAAATCAGCACATCAGAGTTCTTTCAATTCCAATGGGTCCTTTGGAAGGGGTGCTTTTCCTGGATACCAGGATCCAAGATTTGGGTTTGATGGGATGCGTTCTCCCATTCCTTGGTTGGATGGCTCGGTGTTTTCAGATGGGCAGCCTAGGCCTGTTACCAGTGGTGCGATGAACAACACTATTTCAAATGCTAACAGTGCCCCTTCTTCAAGGAACCAGCAGTTCCGGCCAAATTCTCACTTCATG GGTTTACACCACCCAAGACCAATATCTGGCATAGGAACAGCTAATGCCTTCATGAATAGGATGTACCCAAACAAGTTATACGGTCAGTATGGAAGTGCGGTCAGATCTGGCATGGGATTTGGAGCAGCTGGACGAAATTGGCTAGCTTTTGACAACAAGTATAAGAACAAGGGACGTGGGAATGGCTACTATGGCTATGGAAATGATAGTGCAGATGGTCTGAATGAGCTCAACAGGGGACCAAGAGCGAAGAACACTAAGAACCAGAGAGGCGTTACACCTGTTGCAGTGGCAGTGAAGGGTCAAACTTTGCCTGCCAATGGAACTACTGAGGAGGAGAATGAAATGAAGAGCTTGGCTCCTGATCGTGAGCAGTACAACAAATCTGATTTTCCTGAGGAATATGCTGATGCTAAGTTTTTCATTATCAAGTCCTACAGTGAGGACGACGTACACAAGAGCATCAAGTACAATGTTTGGGCCAGCACTCCTAATGGTAACAAGAAACTTGATGCAGCGTACAAAGAGTCTCAGGAGAAAGATGGCGGCTGTCCtatcttccttttcttctcg GTCAATACCAGTGGTCAATTTGTTGGTGTTGCGGAAATGGTTGGCCCAGTAGACTTCAACAAGAATGTTGAGTACTGGCAGCAGGACAAGTGGTATGGTTGTTTCCCAGTGAAGTGGCACATTGTTAAGGATGTACCCAACAGTTCACTGAAACACATCATCCTAGAGAACAATGAGAACAAGCCCGTTACTAACAGCCGGGACACTCAGGAG GTGAAATTAGAACAAGGTCTGAAGATGATCAAGATTTTCAAGGAACACTCCTCCAAGACTTGCCTTTTGGATGACTTTGAGTTTTATGAGAACCGGCAGAAGGCAATTCAGGAGAAGAAGGCTAAGCAACAGCAGGTCCAGAAACAG GTTTGGGAAGGAAAGCTTCACGGTGAGAAGGACGTGGTGAATGGGGAACTGAAGTTGCAGAAGTCACCGGAAGTAGCATCTGTTTTGGTTAAGGAAACTGCCCCAGCGGCCCAAGCTAATGGAGATGTGAAGCAACCTGAAGACGGGAAAGTGCTGATTGCAGTCGCAAATGGAGTCGCAAACGGCTGTTAA
- the LOC116209818 gene encoding YTH domain-containing protein ECT4 isoform X1 — protein MANVGAPADQATDLLQKLSLDAQPKPLEIPEPTKKTSSNQYGSVDAGNAANGQVQPNDRAMTPVLPDFMDPTMCYVPNGYPSTAYYYGGYDATGNNWEDYSRYANAEGVDLTSGVYGEDGSLIYHPGYGYAPYGPYSPAGTPVPGNDQLYGTQHYHYPSPYFQPLAPTSAPYNANPTAPPQGEVSASSAADQKPLPIETVNSNSGVTTNGAVKGTAGSAPVKSAHQSSFNSNGSFGRGAFPGYQDPRFGFDGMRSPIPWLDGSVFSDGQPRPVTSGAMNNTISNANSAPSSRNQQFRPNSHFMGLHHPRPISGIGTANAFMNRMYPNKLYGQYGSAVRSGMGFGAAGRNWLAFDNKYKNKGRGNGYYGYGNDSADGLNELNRGPRAKNTKNQRGVTPVAVAVKGQTLPANGTTEEENEMKSLAPDREQYNKSDFPEEYADAKFFIIKSYSEDDVHKSIKYNVWASTPNGNKKLDAAYKESQEKDGGCPIFLFFSVNTSGQFVGVAEMVGPVDFNKNVEYWQQDKWYGCFPVKWHIVKDVPNSSLKHIILENNENKPVTNSRDTQEVKLEQGLKMIKIFKEHSSKTCLLDDFEFYENRQKAIQEKKAKQQQVQKQVWEGKLHGEKDVVNGELKLQKSPEVASVLVKETAPAAQANGDVKQPEDGKVLIAVANGVANGC, from the exons ATGGCTAACGTCGGCGCTCCCGCAGATC AAGCCACAGATTTGCTCCAGAAGCTTTCCTTGGATGCTCAGCCCAAGCCCCTGGAGATACCCGAACCAACTAAAAAG ACTTCTTCGAATCAGTATGGGTCTGTTGACGCGGGTAACGCCGCAAATGGTCAGGTCCAGCCGAATGACCGCGCAATGACCCCTGTGCTACCAGACTTCATGGATCCGACCATGTGCTATGTTCCAAATGGTTATCCCTCCACTGCCTATTATTATGGAG GGTATGATGCTACTGGGAATAACTGGGAAGATTACTCCCGCTATGCAAATGCTGAGGGCGTTGATTTGACTTCT GGTGTTTATGGAGAGGATGGGTCTCTTATTTATCACCCTGGCTATGGGTATGCCCCCTATGGTCCATACTCACCAGCAGGTACCCCTGTTCCCGGGAATGATCAGCTTTATGGGACCCAGCATTATCATTACCCATCGCCTTATTTCCAGCCACTGGCTCCGACCAGTGCCCCGTACAATGCAAATCCCACTGCGCCTCCTCAGGGGGAGGTTTCAGCCTCTTCTGCTGCTGACCAAAAGCCTTTGCCCATTGAAACAGTTAACAGCAACTCTGGTGTAACCACTAATGGGGCGGTGAAGGGAACCGCTGGTTCAGCTCCAGTGAAATCAGCACATCAGAGTTCTTTCAATTCCAATGGGTCCTTTGGAAGGGGTGCTTTTCCTGGATACCAGGATCCAAGATTTGGGTTTGATGGGATGCGTTCTCCCATTCCTTGGTTGGATGGCTCGGTGTTTTCAGATGGGCAGCCTAGGCCTGTTACCAGTGGTGCGATGAACAACACTATTTCAAATGCTAACAGTGCCCCTTCTTCAAGGAACCAGCAGTTCCGGCCAAATTCTCACTTCATG GGTTTACACCACCCAAGACCAATATCTGGCATAGGAACAGCTAATGCCTTCATGAATAGGATGTACCCAAACAAGTTATACGGTCAGTATGGAAGTGCGGTCAGATCTGGCATGGGATTTGGAGCAGCTGGACGAAATTGGCTAGCTTTTGACAACAAGTATAAGAACAAGGGACGTGGGAATGGCTACTATGGCTATGGAAATGATAGTGCAGATGGTCTGAATGAGCTCAACAGGGGACCAAGAGCGAAGAACACTAAGAACCAGAGAGGCGTTACACCTGTTGCAGTGGCAGTGAAGGGTCAAACTTTGCCTGCCAATGGAACTACTGAGGAGGAGAATGAAATGAAGAGCTTGGCTCCTGATCGTGAGCAGTACAACAAATCTGATTTTCCTGAGGAATATGCTGATGCTAAGTTTTTCATTATCAAGTCCTACAGTGAGGACGACGTACACAAGAGCATCAAGTACAATGTTTGGGCCAGCACTCCTAATGGTAACAAGAAACTTGATGCAGCGTACAAAGAGTCTCAGGAGAAAGATGGCGGCTGTCCtatcttccttttcttctcg GTCAATACCAGTGGTCAATTTGTTGGTGTTGCGGAAATGGTTGGCCCAGTAGACTTCAACAAGAATGTTGAGTACTGGCAGCAGGACAAGTGGTATGGTTGTTTCCCAGTGAAGTGGCACATTGTTAAGGATGTACCCAACAGTTCACTGAAACACATCATCCTAGAGAACAATGAGAACAAGCCCGTTACTAACAGCCGGGACACTCAGGAG GTGAAATTAGAACAAGGTCTGAAGATGATCAAGATTTTCAAGGAACACTCCTCCAAGACTTGCCTTTTGGATGACTTTGAGTTTTATGAGAACCGGCAGAAGGCAATTCAGGAGAAGAAGGCTAAGCAACAGCAGGTCCAGAAACAG GTTTGGGAAGGAAAGCTTCACGGTGAGAAGGACGTGGTGAATGGGGAACTGAAGTTGCAGAAGTCACCGGAAGTAGCATCTGTTTTGGTTAAGGAAACTGCCCCAGCGGCCCAAGCTAATGGAGATGTGAAGCAACCTGAAGACGGGAAAGTGCTGATTGCAGTCGCAAATGGAGTCGCAAACGGCTGTTAA
- the LOC116209819 gene encoding 2-oxoisovalerate dehydrogenase subunit beta 1, mitochondrial isoform X2: MASALRRLGSAAARRGLSTACEDTKKSLFQLPQAGGKSSNLCSAINQALHIALESDPRSYLFGEDVSFGGVFRCTTGLADRYGKSRVFNTPLCEQGIVGFGIGLAAMGNRAIAEIQFADYIFPAFDQIVNEASKFRYRSGNQFNCGGLTIRAPYGAVGHGGHYHSQSPEAFFCHVPGIKVVIPRSPRQAKGLLLSCIRDPNPVVFFEPKAIEEVPEEDYMLPLSEAEVIREGSDITVVGWGAQLSIMEQACAGAEKEGISCELIDLKTLIPWDKETVEASVRKTGRLLISHEAPVTGGFGAEISASIVERCFLRLEAPVARICGLDTPFPLVFEPFYMPTKNKILDAIKATVNY, from the exons ATGGCGTCTGCTCTGAGGAGACTGGGTTCCGCTGCTGCCCGGAGGGGACTGTCCACCGCCTGCGAGGATACGAAGAAATCTCTCTTCCAGCTTCCGCAGGCTGGCGGGAAATCCTCAAACCTCTGTTCTGCCATCAATCAGGCCCTCCACATCGCCTTGGAATCCGACCCTCG TTCTTACTTGTTCGGAGAGGATGTGAGCTTTGGTGGCGTCTTCCGCTGCACAACAGGGTTAGCTGATCGGTATGGTAAAAGTCGGGTCTTCAACACCCCTCTATGCGAGCAG GGCATTGTTGGGTTTGGTATTGGTCTGGCAGCAATG GGCAACAGAGCAATAGCCGAAATTCAATTTGCAGATTACATATTTCCTGCATTTGATCAG ATTGTCAATGAAGCATCTAAGTTCAGATATCGAAGTGGCAATCAATTTAATTGTGGAG GTTTAACGATTCGAGCTCCTTATGGAGCTGTGGGCCATGGTGGACATTACCACTCGCAATCTCCAGAAGCTTTCTTCTGCCATGTCCCCGGTATCAAA GTTGTCATTCCCCGAAGTCCCCGCCAAGCAAAGGGATTGTTACTTTCGTGCATACGAGACCCAAACCCGGTTGTCTTTTTCGAACCAAAG GCTATTGAAGAGGTTCCAGAGGAGGATTACATGTTGCCATTATCAGAAGCAGAg GTGATTCGTGAAGGCAGCGACATAACAGTAGTGGGCTGGGGAGCTCAGCTGTCTATTATGGAACAAGCATGTGCTGGTGCTGAAAAG GAGGGAATTTCTTGTGAGCTTATAGACCTGAAGACCCTAATACCGTGGGACAAGGAGACAGTAGAGGCCTCTGTTAGAAAAACCGGGAGACTTCTG ATAAGTCATGAAGCTCCCGTGACTGGAGGCTTTGGTGCCGAGATATCCGCTTCTATTGTCGAACGATGCTTCTTACGA CTAGAGGCTCCTGTTGCTAGAATTTGCGGTCTTGACACCCCTTTCCCACTTGTGTTCGAGCCATTCTATATGCCCACAAAGAACAAG ATACTGGATGCTATAAAAGCCACTGTGAACTACTAA
- the LOC116209818 gene encoding YTH domain-containing protein ECT4 isoform X2, whose product MANVGAPADPTDLLQKLSLDAQPKPLEIPEPTKKTSSNQYGSVDAGNAANGQVQPNDRAMTPVLPDFMDPTMCYVPNGYPSTAYYYGGYDATGNNWEDYSRYANAEGVDLTSGVYGEDGSLIYHPGYGYAPYGPYSPAGTPVPGNDQLYGTQHYHYPSPYFQPLAPTSAPYNANPTAPPQGEVSASSAADQKPLPIETVNSNSGVTTNGAVKGTAGSAPVKSAHQSSFNSNGSFGRGAFPGYQDPRFGFDGMRSPIPWLDGSVFSDGQPRPVTSGAMNNTISNANSAPSSRNQQFRPNSHFMGLHHPRPISGIGTANAFMNRMYPNKLYGQYGSAVRSGMGFGAAGRNWLAFDNKYKNKGRGNGYYGYGNDSADGLNELNRGPRAKNTKNQRGVTPVAVAVKGQTLPANGTTEEENEMKSLAPDREQYNKSDFPEEYADAKFFIIKSYSEDDVHKSIKYNVWASTPNGNKKLDAAYKESQEKDGGCPIFLFFSVNTSGQFVGVAEMVGPVDFNKNVEYWQQDKWYGCFPVKWHIVKDVPNSSLKHIILENNENKPVTNSRDTQEVKLEQGLKMIKIFKEHSSKTCLLDDFEFYENRQKAIQEKKAKQQQVQKQVWEGKLHGEKDVVNGELKLQKSPEVASVLVKETAPAAQANGDVKQPEDGKVLIAVANGVANGC is encoded by the exons ATGGCTAACGTCGGCGCTCCCGCAGATC CCACAGATTTGCTCCAGAAGCTTTCCTTGGATGCTCAGCCCAAGCCCCTGGAGATACCCGAACCAACTAAAAAG ACTTCTTCGAATCAGTATGGGTCTGTTGACGCGGGTAACGCCGCAAATGGTCAGGTCCAGCCGAATGACCGCGCAATGACCCCTGTGCTACCAGACTTCATGGATCCGACCATGTGCTATGTTCCAAATGGTTATCCCTCCACTGCCTATTATTATGGAG GGTATGATGCTACTGGGAATAACTGGGAAGATTACTCCCGCTATGCAAATGCTGAGGGCGTTGATTTGACTTCT GGTGTTTATGGAGAGGATGGGTCTCTTATTTATCACCCTGGCTATGGGTATGCCCCCTATGGTCCATACTCACCAGCAGGTACCCCTGTTCCCGGGAATGATCAGCTTTATGGGACCCAGCATTATCATTACCCATCGCCTTATTTCCAGCCACTGGCTCCGACCAGTGCCCCGTACAATGCAAATCCCACTGCGCCTCCTCAGGGGGAGGTTTCAGCCTCTTCTGCTGCTGACCAAAAGCCTTTGCCCATTGAAACAGTTAACAGCAACTCTGGTGTAACCACTAATGGGGCGGTGAAGGGAACCGCTGGTTCAGCTCCAGTGAAATCAGCACATCAGAGTTCTTTCAATTCCAATGGGTCCTTTGGAAGGGGTGCTTTTCCTGGATACCAGGATCCAAGATTTGGGTTTGATGGGATGCGTTCTCCCATTCCTTGGTTGGATGGCTCGGTGTTTTCAGATGGGCAGCCTAGGCCTGTTACCAGTGGTGCGATGAACAACACTATTTCAAATGCTAACAGTGCCCCTTCTTCAAGGAACCAGCAGTTCCGGCCAAATTCTCACTTCATG GGTTTACACCACCCAAGACCAATATCTGGCATAGGAACAGCTAATGCCTTCATGAATAGGATGTACCCAAACAAGTTATACGGTCAGTATGGAAGTGCGGTCAGATCTGGCATGGGATTTGGAGCAGCTGGACGAAATTGGCTAGCTTTTGACAACAAGTATAAGAACAAGGGACGTGGGAATGGCTACTATGGCTATGGAAATGATAGTGCAGATGGTCTGAATGAGCTCAACAGGGGACCAAGAGCGAAGAACACTAAGAACCAGAGAGGCGTTACACCTGTTGCAGTGGCAGTGAAGGGTCAAACTTTGCCTGCCAATGGAACTACTGAGGAGGAGAATGAAATGAAGAGCTTGGCTCCTGATCGTGAGCAGTACAACAAATCTGATTTTCCTGAGGAATATGCTGATGCTAAGTTTTTCATTATCAAGTCCTACAGTGAGGACGACGTACACAAGAGCATCAAGTACAATGTTTGGGCCAGCACTCCTAATGGTAACAAGAAACTTGATGCAGCGTACAAAGAGTCTCAGGAGAAAGATGGCGGCTGTCCtatcttccttttcttctcg GTCAATACCAGTGGTCAATTTGTTGGTGTTGCGGAAATGGTTGGCCCAGTAGACTTCAACAAGAATGTTGAGTACTGGCAGCAGGACAAGTGGTATGGTTGTTTCCCAGTGAAGTGGCACATTGTTAAGGATGTACCCAACAGTTCACTGAAACACATCATCCTAGAGAACAATGAGAACAAGCCCGTTACTAACAGCCGGGACACTCAGGAG GTGAAATTAGAACAAGGTCTGAAGATGATCAAGATTTTCAAGGAACACTCCTCCAAGACTTGCCTTTTGGATGACTTTGAGTTTTATGAGAACCGGCAGAAGGCAATTCAGGAGAAGAAGGCTAAGCAACAGCAGGTCCAGAAACAG GTTTGGGAAGGAAAGCTTCACGGTGAGAAGGACGTGGTGAATGGGGAACTGAAGTTGCAGAAGTCACCGGAAGTAGCATCTGTTTTGGTTAAGGAAACTGCCCCAGCGGCCCAAGCTAATGGAGATGTGAAGCAACCTGAAGACGGGAAAGTGCTGATTGCAGTCGCAAATGGAGTCGCAAACGGCTGTTAA
- the LOC116209820 gene encoding TATA-box-binding protein 2, which translates to MAEQGGEGSQPVDLSKHPSGIVPTLQNIVSTVNLDCKLDLKAIALQARNAEYNPKRFAAVIMRIREPKTTALIFASGKMVCTGAKSEQQSKLAARKYARIIQKLGFPAKFKDFKIQNIVGSCDVKFPIRLEGLAYSHGAFSSYEPELFPGLIYRMKQPKIVLLIFVSGKIVLTGAKVRDETYTAFENIYPVLTEFRKVQQ; encoded by the exons ATGGCGGAGCAGGGCGGGGAAGGGAGCCAGCCGGTTGATCTCTCGAAGCATCCTTCAGGGATTGTTCCCACTCTACA GAACATAGTCTCGACTGTCAACCTGGACTGCAAATTGGATCTCAAGGCCATTGCTTTGCAAGCCCGTAATGCTGAGTACAACCCCAAG CGTTTTGCTGCTGTGATTATGAGGATAAGGGAACCAAAGACTACAGCGTTGATATTTGCATCTGGGAAGATG GTTTGTACTGGAGCAAAGAGTGAACAGCAGTCAAAATTAGCAGCACGAAAG TATGCTCGAATCATCCAGAAGCTCGGGTTCCCAGCTAAATTTAAG GACTTTAAAATTCAGAACATTGTGGGCTCCTGTGATGTAAAATTTCCAATAAGGCTCGAAGGTCTTGCATATTCCCACGGTGCTTTCTCAAGC TATGAACCAGAATTGTTCCCTGGGCTGATTTACCGAATGAAACAACCGAAGATTGTCCTCCTGATCTTTGTGTCCGGCAAGATCGTTCTCACTGGAGCTAAG GTGCGAGACGAGACTTATACGGCTTTTGAGAACATATACCCAGTGCTTACAGAGTTCAGGAAGGTTCAGCAATG A
- the LOC116209819 gene encoding 2-oxoisovalerate dehydrogenase subunit beta 1, mitochondrial isoform X1 produces the protein MASALRRLGSAAARRGLSTACEDTKKSLFQLPQAGGKSSNLCSAINQALHIALESDPRSYLFGEDVSFGGVFRCTTGLADRYGKSRVFNTPLCEQGIVGFGIGLAAMGNRAIAEIQFADYIFPAFDQIVNEASKFRYRSGNQFNCGGLTIRAPYGAVGHGGHYHSQSPEAFFCHVPGIKVVIPRSPRQAKGLLLSCIRDPNPVVFFEPKWLYRQAIEEVPEEDYMLPLSEAEVIREGSDITVVGWGAQLSIMEQACAGAEKEGISCELIDLKTLIPWDKETVEASVRKTGRLLISHEAPVTGGFGAEISASIVERCFLRLEAPVARICGLDTPFPLVFEPFYMPTKNKILDAIKATVNY, from the exons ATGGCGTCTGCTCTGAGGAGACTGGGTTCCGCTGCTGCCCGGAGGGGACTGTCCACCGCCTGCGAGGATACGAAGAAATCTCTCTTCCAGCTTCCGCAGGCTGGCGGGAAATCCTCAAACCTCTGTTCTGCCATCAATCAGGCCCTCCACATCGCCTTGGAATCCGACCCTCG TTCTTACTTGTTCGGAGAGGATGTGAGCTTTGGTGGCGTCTTCCGCTGCACAACAGGGTTAGCTGATCGGTATGGTAAAAGTCGGGTCTTCAACACCCCTCTATGCGAGCAG GGCATTGTTGGGTTTGGTATTGGTCTGGCAGCAATG GGCAACAGAGCAATAGCCGAAATTCAATTTGCAGATTACATATTTCCTGCATTTGATCAG ATTGTCAATGAAGCATCTAAGTTCAGATATCGAAGTGGCAATCAATTTAATTGTGGAG GTTTAACGATTCGAGCTCCTTATGGAGCTGTGGGCCATGGTGGACATTACCACTCGCAATCTCCAGAAGCTTTCTTCTGCCATGTCCCCGGTATCAAA GTTGTCATTCCCCGAAGTCCCCGCCAAGCAAAGGGATTGTTACTTTCGTGCATACGAGACCCAAACCCGGTTGTCTTTTTCGAACCAAAG TGGCTTTACCGACAGGCTATTGAAGAGGTTCCAGAGGAGGATTACATGTTGCCATTATCAGAAGCAGAg GTGATTCGTGAAGGCAGCGACATAACAGTAGTGGGCTGGGGAGCTCAGCTGTCTATTATGGAACAAGCATGTGCTGGTGCTGAAAAG GAGGGAATTTCTTGTGAGCTTATAGACCTGAAGACCCTAATACCGTGGGACAAGGAGACAGTAGAGGCCTCTGTTAGAAAAACCGGGAGACTTCTG ATAAGTCATGAAGCTCCCGTGACTGGAGGCTTTGGTGCCGAGATATCCGCTTCTATTGTCGAACGATGCTTCTTACGA CTAGAGGCTCCTGTTGCTAGAATTTGCGGTCTTGACACCCCTTTCCCACTTGTGTTCGAGCCATTCTATATGCCCACAAAGAACAAG ATACTGGATGCTATAAAAGCCACTGTGAACTACTAA